The following is a genomic window from Chryseobacterium ginsenosidimutans.
TCGTTTACAAGCACTGGCCTGTCACTTGGTTACTTTTTTCAATGAGGTACAATCTGTATTGAAAGATGAGGCAACAGGCAGTATTTATTACAATACCGTAAAAGTAATCCAGCACGAAAAACAAATGTCTCTTAAAGAAGCCTGTCTGGAAGATTTGCGGTTGCATAACGCAGACCTTAAAGAGTTTCTGAAATTACAAACCTCTTTGCCAGATTTCGGAGTATGGCAGGACGCAGTAATAAACTGGGTTCATTATATGAGCATGGTCCTGAGCGGATGGAAGAATATATCCACTAAACTTGACCGCTATACAGCAACGGAGTTTCCCAATGCATTAGAGTTGAAAGCAAAATTGAACCAGATTCGCTAAACTGTTTTAATAAATAATAACATCAATCAAACATCATAATCACTTTAATTTATAAAAGATGAAAGTAGAAGACTATAACCCGAAGAATTACCTGCCACAAGGATATTATCCCTGGCCGGATAAAATCAATGCTAATGTTGAACAAATGGGTATTGATTACAGAAACTGGATTGATACCGATTATGTATATCTATCAGAAAATATACGTGAAAGGTATAAGAGCATGAACCTGCACAGCTGTTCAGCAAGAATGTATCCTTATGCAAGCTATGAACGCGTAACGCCTATGAGTCGTTATGTTATTTTCCATACCATATTTGATGATCAGCTTGAATATTCTACCAAAGAAGAGGTCAGCAGGTATTGTGACCGACTTGTAGCAATATTCAGGGGAGATGACCTTACTCCGGAAGATCCCGGCTATTTCATCCAGGCCGCCAAAATCAGAGATGAATTTCGTGCTTTCATGCCGGATGAATGGATGGAACGCCTGGCCGAAATGTTTTATACTGTTACAAGATATGGCGCACAGGAAGAAGCAAATTATAAATCTACTCAAACCGTTCCTTCACTTGCATTGTTTAAAGTACTCCGGGAATATTCAATTGTTATATTTCCCTACTTCTATCTGGTAGATGCAGAATTTAATATCTTTTTAACAGATGAAGTAGAGCGCCATCCTGTCATACAACGTGTTCGGTCTCTATGGTCCAGAATTATTGCCTGGCAGAATGATATCCAGGGATTGAAAAAAGAACTAAGCAAGGATACCGAAGTTATGAACATCGTTATCGTCTTACAGAGAAACTATAACCTTTCACTGGAAGATGCCTTGACTCAAGCCATGAAAATTCATGATGATGATCTTGCAGAGCTTGTTGCCTTGCAAGAAGACCTTCCCGATTTTGGCAAATATCAGGAAGAGGTAAAACAGTTATTCCTTGGCTGGGGCAGCCTAATACAAGGTCTAAATACTTTTTACCAGGTAGATACAAATCGTTATGATCCCGAGTGCTTTGCATGGCCAGATAAAGAACCTGAAGCATTATTTTAACTTGCTTAATGCTAAAGTATTCTAACCGAAAGCCCCTAACAGTTTAATTCAAAACTCATCTTAAAGTATTTAATAATCGCATTACTGCTATTACTAATCTTTTTGAAATCTTCGTCGCTGAAAATTGAATTAATTTACTAATTCATATTTATTTGATTAAAATTAGGGTATTGAGAAAGTCAGTACCCTAATTGTCAATAATTCATGGATAGTTCAAACTCAGATTAGGCTTCGTAAGAACCAGAAAACATACAATGCTTAAACAGCATCAGAGTTAAAATCAAAATTGAACCAGATTCGCTAAACTGTTCTGTTTATCAACACATAAATAAGGATGAAAATAACATTTATCAAACATCATTAATCACTTTAATATATAAGATGAAAGTAGAAGACTTTAATCCGCAAGATTATCTACCCCAAGGTTATTATCCCTGGCCTGATTTGATCAATCCAAATATCGCGCAAATGGAGATTGACATGAAGAATTGGATTGATCATGATTATGCCTACTTACCGGAAAAGGCAAGAAGTAAATATAAAAAAATGGGGTTTCATTTATGCACTGCCAGAATGGTCCCAAAAGCAAGTTATGAGCAAACAATACCTTGTAATAGGTTTGTTCTCAATTTCGTTGTGATGGACGATCAGATGGAGTTTGCAACAATTGAAGAAAAAAAACGAGATTGTGACCGGGCAATAGAAATACTAAAGGGCTCAACTCCTTCTGCTAATGAGAATGGTATATTTCAGCATTTAGCACTTATAAGAGATGAGTACAAAGCCTTTATGCCATCCGAATGGCTGGAACGCTTTACGGTAAATCTTTCCCGCTGTTTCAAAT
Proteins encoded in this region:
- a CDS encoding terpene synthase family protein; translated protein: MKVEDYNPKNYLPQGYYPWPDKINANVEQMGIDYRNWIDTDYVYLSENIRERYKSMNLHSCSARMYPYASYERVTPMSRYVIFHTIFDDQLEYSTKEEVSRYCDRLVAIFRGDDLTPEDPGYFIQAAKIRDEFRAFMPDEWMERLAEMFYTVTRYGAQEEANYKSTQTVPSLALFKVLREYSIVIFPYFYLVDAEFNIFLTDEVERHPVIQRVRSLWSRIIAWQNDIQGLKKELSKDTEVMNIVIVLQRNYNLSLEDALTQAMKIHDDDLAELVALQEDLPDFGKYQEEVKQLFLGWGSLIQGLNTFYQVDTNRYDPECFAWPDKEPEALF